The Astyanax mexicanus isolate ESR-SI-001 chromosome 12, AstMex3_surface, whole genome shotgun sequence genome window below encodes:
- the kcnip3a gene encoding Kv channel interacting protein 3a, calsenilin isoform X4: MSVRWETEGLQTVGIVCLVFMFLKLMHLLGLIDITETDSSDSDLELSTVRHQPEGLEQLQAQTKFTKKELQSLYRGFKNECPSGLVDEETFKTIYSQFFPQGDATTYAHFLFNAFDLDRNGSIRFEDFVIGLSVLLRGSVTEKLNWAFNLYDINKDGYITKEEMLMIMKSIYDMMGRYTYPSVRDEAPSEHVEKFFQKMDRNRDGVVTIEEFIETCQKDENIMSSMQLFENVI; this comes from the exons ATGAGTGTAAGATGGGAAACAGAGGGCTTACAGACGGTGGGCATTGTCTGCCTGGTGTTTATGTTCCTCAAACTCATGCATTTACTCGGACTTATAGACATAACTGAGACAG ACAGCAGCGACAGTGACCTGGAGCTATCCACCGTCCGGCATCAGCCAGAGGGCCTGGAGCAGCTGCAGGCTCAGACAAAGTTCACCAAAAAGGAGCTGCAGTCCCTCTACAGGGGCTTTAAAAAT GAATGCCCCAGTGGGCTGGTCGATGAGGAAACTTTCAAGACAATCTACTCTCAATTTTTCCCCCAAGGAG ATGCCACTACTTATGCCCACTTCCTGTTCAATGCATTTGATCTGGACAGAAACGGGTCCATTCGCTTTGAG GACTTTGTGATTGGTCTTTCTGTTCTCCTGAGGGGCTCCGTTACAGAAAAACTCAACTGGGCCTTCAACCTTTATGATATCAATAAAGATGGATACATCACCAAAGag gaAATGTTGATGATCATGAAGTCTATCTATGATATGATGGGTCGGTACACTTACCCCAGTGTAAGAGATGAAGCGCCGTCTGAACATGTGGAAAAGTTCTTCCAG AAAATGGACAGAAATCGAGATGGTGTGGTCACAATCGAGGAGTTTATTGAGACGTGTCAGAAG GACGAAAACATCATGAGCTCCATGCAACTCTTTGAGAACGTGATCTAG